One Candidatus Poribacteria bacterium genomic window carries:
- a CDS encoding Gfo/Idh/MocA family oxidoreductase: protein MPRTYKACLIGCGRMGATIDDEVEGRADSFIWQPFSHAAAAVACERTDLVAVSDVFAEKAETIRQRYGAERAYTDYQEMIEKEKPDIVCIATRPGPHADMTVFAAENGVKGIYCEKPLCCSMEEADIMVDIVQKHGVKFNYGTQRRYMPIYRKVRELVDAGEIGNVLCSIAQYGSGSALWGLTHAADMLLFLAGDPEVDFVTGAIICQDSDWDGNRLNVDPGIACGYIRYSNGVHGYNTAGTGPEYEVCGTDGKIRIQNNSREIQFRKKDGTFFEEVPFPETSRATGTVMGITDIAEALDEDRETKGPVHLARRSIETLMGMIESHRLGGKHITLPMENRSLYVTRDNW, encoded by the coding sequence ATGCCACGCACATATAAAGCCTGTCTCATCGGATGCGGACGGATGGGCGCGACCATCGACGACGAAGTCGAGGGCAGAGCCGATAGTTTTATTTGGCAACCCTTCTCACACGCAGCAGCCGCTGTCGCCTGTGAACGAACAGACCTCGTCGCAGTCTCAGATGTCTTTGCCGAGAAAGCCGAAACCATCAGGCAACGCTACGGAGCTGAGCGCGCCTATACAGACTACCAAGAGATGATTGAGAAAGAAAAACCCGACATCGTCTGTATCGCCACGCGTCCCGGTCCGCACGCCGACATGACTGTCTTTGCCGCCGAAAATGGGGTCAAGGGTATCTACTGTGAAAAACCGCTCTGCTGCTCTATGGAAGAAGCAGACATCATGGTAGACATCGTTCAAAAGCACGGTGTCAAATTCAACTACGGCACGCAGCGTCGCTACATGCCAATCTATCGAAAAGTGCGGGAGCTCGTGGATGCTGGCGAAATCGGCAATGTTTTATGCTCCATTGCCCAATACGGATCCGGTTCTGCGCTCTGGGGATTAACCCACGCCGCCGATATGCTCCTCTTCCTCGCGGGTGACCCGGAGGTTGACTTCGTAACGGGCGCGATTATCTGCCAAGATTCCGATTGGGATGGCAACCGTCTCAACGTTGACCCCGGTATCGCCTGTGGTTACATCCGGTATTCCAACGGGGTCCACGGGTATAATACCGCAGGCACTGGACCCGAATATGAGGTTTGCGGCACCGACGGTAAGATCCGTATACAAAACAATAGTAGAGAAATCCAATTCCGAAAAAAGGATGGGACCTTCTTTGAAGAAGTGCCGTTCCCAGAGACATCCAGAGCGACAGGCACCGTCATGGGCATTACCGACATCGCCGAAGCACTCGACGAAGACCGGGAGACGAAAGGACCCGTCCACCTCGCGCGTCGGAGTATAGAGACGCTTATGGGCATGATCGAATCGCATCGGCTCGGTGGCAAGCACATCACACTCCCGATGGAAAATCGATCTCTCTACGTTACCAGAGACAACTGGTAG